A single Penaeus vannamei isolate JL-2024 chromosome 22, ASM4276789v1, whole genome shotgun sequence DNA region contains:
- the LOC113824097 gene encoding hornerin isoform X2: MVYKDSHESSYAQFPCSLVAAGTLYTLASLQSIAEMRVVVAWVLLGLSCAAKLEEKGWDSDPKPVGSYFKAELPSGETYSAFAGFGSEDDVKKSGTVHGAAFASSGGGGGAVKNSGSSTSVKYSTSTHSFSAGFGPGATKAGGGFQGSSLTSSTGPSGNNVPGGSSLSHSAFSGYSSGSSSHSTKGSFHRTSFSSGTKEGSSSLPSGSSPGGHGAASGCCSPTSGSTFSSSTHITSGSPGSPPGSVGGSTFTSNTHSTAGASGSPFSAFRGSSFTSNTQSSSGPGSSTSSTSISRPGSSGFGSKFSATSSGPGSPGSGSTGGTTGSRPSSPGAQGATSGCCGSTSSSGSSFSSNTHVTSGSQVSPSGSVGGSTFTSNTHSTAGAPASPSNAFRGSSFTSISQSSSGPLTSPSGTIGGSSSTSSTHSTAGTGSSPSGYSYQSPSSSKPGSPSGPGASLLSSGASRPSSPGSGSTFGAPGSRPDSPGSSPTFGAPGSRPGSPGSSPTFGAPGSRPGSPGSSPTFGAPGSRPGSPGSSPTFGAPGSRPGSPGSSPTFGAPGSRPGSPGSSPTFGAPGSRPGSPGSSPTFGAPGSRPGSPGSSPTFGAPGSRPGSPGSSPTFGAPGSRPGSPGSSPTFGAPGSRPGSPGSSPTFGAPGSRPGSPGSSPTFGAPGSRPGSPGSSPTFGAPGSRPGSPGSSPTFGAPGSRPGSPGSSPTFGAPGSRPGSPGSSPSFGAPGSRPSSGSSSTGTGSSASGYDYGSPSTSFGIGSSSKPGSPGSSSTLGFPGSRPGSSTFGASGSRPGLPGSGSTLGAPGSPGSGSTLGAPGSPGSGSTFGSHGSRPGSSGSSSTFGAPGSPGSGSSFGSPSSRPASPGSSSTGSGSGASGYGYGSKPGSPGSGSTIGATGSRPGSPGSGSTFGASGSRPGSSGSSSTFGSSSSRPGSPGSGSSFGSHGSRPGSPGSGSTFGSHGSRPGSPGSGSSFGSHGSRPGSPGSGSTFGSRPASGSSSTGSGSGASGYGYGSKPGSPGSGSTIGATGSRPGSPGSGSTFGASGSRPGSSGSSSTFGSSGSRPGSPGSGSSLGSGSTFGSHGSRPGSPGSGSSFGSHGSRPGSPGSGSSFGSHGSRPGSPGSGSTFGSRPASGSSSTGSGSGVSGYGYGSKPGSPGSGSTIGATGSRPGSPGSGSTFGASGSRPGSSGSSSTFGSSSSRPGSPGSGSSFGSHGSRPGSPGSGSTFGSHGSRPGSPGSGSSFGSHGSRPGSPGSGSTFGSRPASGSSSTGSGSGASGYGYGSKPGSPGSGSTIGATGSRPGSPGSGSTFGASGSRPGSSGSSSTFGSSGSRPGSPGSGSSLGSGSTFGSHGSRPGSPGSGSSFGSHGSRPGSPGSGSSFGSHGSRPGSPGSGSSFGSHGSRPGSPGSGSSFGSHGSRPGSPGSGSTFGSRPAGSGSTLGAPGSPGSGSTLGAPGSPGSGSTLGAPGSPPGSSGSGSTFGAPGSPGSGSTLGAPGSPGSGSTLGAPGSPPGSPGSGSTFGSHGSRPGSSGSSSTFGAPGSPGSGSTFSSGSRPGSSGSGSSFGSLGSRPASPGSSSTGSGSGASGYGYGSKPGSPGSGSTIGATGSRPGSPGSGSTFGASGSRPGSSGSSSTFGSSGSRPGSPGSGSSLGSGSTFGSHGSRPGSPGSGSSFGSHGSRPGSPGSGSSFGSHGSRPGSPGSGSTFGSRPASGSSSTGSGSGASGYGYGSKPGSPGSGSTLGALGSPPGSPGSGSTLGALGSPPGSPGSGSTLGALGSPPGSSGSGSTFGAPGSHGSGSTLGAPGSPGSGSTLGAPGSPPGSSGSGSTFGAPGSHGSGSTLSAPGSPGSGSTLGSPGSPGSGSTLGAPGSPPGSPGSGSTFGSRPGSSGSSSTFGAPGSPGSGSTFGASGSRPGSPGSGGIKGTGSGSRIPGSSSGSVTLDVIESSFNKPGFGAHRTGFSAPSSFAPSSESGSPRRGSPSKVGTSGTGSGPGSTASGSFGSSRPGAFGPGSSSLSGSRSDSSRPGSSSTSSSTFGQPSGSATLSSGSLQSYLPPKRSAGN, translated from the exons ATGGTATATAAGGACAGCCACGAAAGCTCTTATGCACAGTTCCCTTGCAGCTTAGTTGCCGCGGGGACCCTGTACACACTGGCTAGCCTACAGAGTATCGCCGAGA TGCGCGTCGTGGTGGCCTGGGTGCTGCTGGGGCTCAGCTGCGCCGCCAAGCTCGAGGAGAAGGGCTGGGACTCCGACCCGAAGCCCGTGGGAAGCTACTTCAAGGCGGAACTGCCCTCGGGGGAGACCTACTCCGCCTTCGCCGG GTTTGGGTCCGAGGATGACGTCAAGAAGAGCGGAACCGTTCACGGTGCCGCTTTTGCCTCttctggaggaggaggcggagcggTCAAGAACAGCGGGTCATCCACGAGTGTAAAATATTCGACCAGCACGCATTCATTCTCTGCTGG ATTTGGTCCTGGGGCCACGAAAGCTGGAGGTGGTTTCCAGGGGTCGTCTTTAACTTCCTCTACAGGTCCTAGTGGGAATAACGTGCCTGGAGGCTCCAGTCTTTCCCATTCGGCGTTTTCAGG ATATTCTTCGGGAAGCAGCAGCCATTCAACAAAGGGAAGCTTCCACAGAACTTCTTTCTCCAGTGGAACGAAAGAAGGCTCTTCATCCCTCCCATCAGGTTCATCACCTGGTGGGCATGGGGCTGCCTCTGGGTGCTGTTCACCTACCTCAGGAAGCACCTTCTCCTCCAGCACACATATTACTTCAGGATCACCAGGTTCTCCACCTGGTTCCGTAGGAGGAAGTACCTTTACATCCAATACCCACAGTACTGCTGGTGCTTCTGGGAGTCCATTCAGTGCTTTTAGAGGAAGTTCCTTTACATCAAACACGCAAAGTTCTTCGGGTCCTGGTTCTTCCACTTCCAGTACTAGCATTTCTCGTCCTGGTTCATCTGGGTTTGGCTCAAAATTCAGTGCTACTAGTTCTGGTCCTGGCTCACCTGGCTCTGGTTCAACAGGTGGCACTACTGGTTCTCGTCCAAGTTCCCCTGGTGCTCAAGGGGCTACTTCTGGGTGTTGCGGTTCAACAAGTTCCTCAGGCAGTAGTTTCTCCTCCAACACTCATGTCACTTCAGGATCACAAGTTTCTCCATCTGGTTCCGTAGGAGGAAGTACCTTCACGTCCAACACTCACAGCACTGCCGGTGCGCCCGCAAGTCCATCTAACGCTTTTCGAGGAAGTTCCTTCACCTCGATTTCACAAAGTTCCTCAGGCCCTCTGACGTCTCCTTCTGGAACTATTGGCGGCAGCTCAAGCACCTCGAGCACCCACAGCACGGCAGGGACGGGATCAAGCCCCTCCGGATACAGCTACCAGTCTCCATCCTCGAGCAAACCGGGATCACCATCTGGTCCTGGTGCTTCTCTTTTAAGTAGTGGTGCTTCTCGTCCTAGTTCACCTGGGTCTGGTTCCACGTTTGGCGCTCCTGGTTCTCGCCCAGATTCACCTGGATCTTCTCCCACTTTTGGCGCTCCTGGTTCTCGTCCTGGTTCACCTGGATCTTCTCCCACTTTTGGCGCTCCTGGTTCTCGTCCTGGTTCGCCTGGATCTTCTCCCACTTTTGGCGCTCCTGGTTCTCGCCCAGGTTCACCTGGATCTTCTCCCACTTTTGGCGCTCCTGGTTCTCGTCCTGGTTCACCTGGATCTTCTCCCACTTTTGGCGCTCCTGGTTCTCGCCCAGGTTCACCTGGATCTTCTCCCACTTTTGGCGCTCCTGGTTCTCGTCCTGGTTCACCTGGATCTTCTCCCACTTTTGGCGCTCCTGGTTCTCGTCCTGGTTCGCCTGGATCTTCTCCCACTTTTGGCGCTCCTGGTTCTCGTCCAGGTTCACCTGGATCTTCTCCCACTTTTGGCGCTCCTGGTTCTCGTCCTGGTTCACCTGGATCTTCTCCCACTTTTGGCGCTCCTGGTTCTCGCCCAGGTTCACCTGGATCTTCTCCCACTTTTGGCGCTCCTGGTTCTCGTCCTGGTTCACCTGGATCTTCTCCCACTTTTGGCGCTCCTGGTTCTCGCCCAGGTTCACCTGGATCTTCTCCCACTTTTGGCGCTCCTGGTTCTCGCCCAGGTTCACCTGGATCTTCTCCCACTTTTGGCGCTCCTGGTTCTCGTCCTGGCTCACCTGGATCTTCTCCCACTTTTGGCGCTCCTGGTTCTCGCCCAGGTTCACCTGGATCTTCTCCCAGTTTTGGCGCTCCTGGTTCTCGCCCAAGTTCTGGTTCTAGTTCTACTGGCACCGGGTCTAGCGCCTCTGGTTATGATTATGGTTCACCTTCAACAAGCTTTGGGATAGGTTCCAGTTCAAAGCCAGGTTCACCTGGATCTAGTTCTACTTTAGGTTTTCCTGGTTCTCGCCCTGGTTCTTCCACTTTTGGCGCTTCTGGTTCTCGCCCAGGTTTACCTGGGTCTGGTTCTACTCTTGGTGCTCCTGGTTCACCTGGATCTGGTTCTACTCTTGGTGCTCCTGGTTCACCTGGATCTGGTTCTACTTTCGGTTCTCATGGTTCTCGCCCAGGTTCATCTGGATCTTCTTCCACTTTTGGCGCTCCTGGTTCACCTGGGTCAGGTTCTAGTTTCGGTTCTCCTAGTTCTCGCCCAGCATCTCCTGGTTCTAGTTCGACTGGCAGTGGTTCTGGTGCTTCTGGATATGGGTATGGCTCAAAGCCAGGTTCGCCTGGATCTGGTTCTACAATAGGTGCTACTGGTTCTCGCCCTGGTTCACCTGGGTCTGGTTCTACTTTTGGCGCTTCTGGTTCCCGACCAGGTTCATCTGGATCTTCTTCCACTTTCGGTTCTTCTAGTTCTCGCCCAGGTTCACCTGGGTCTGGTTCTAGTTTCGGTTCTCATGGTTCTCGCCCAGGTTCACCTGGGTCTGGTTCTACTTTCGGTTCTCATGGTTCTCGCCCAGGTTCACCTGGGTCTGGTTCTAGTTTCGGTTCTCATGGTTCTCGCCCAGGTTCACCTGGGTCTGGTTCTACGTTCGGTTCTCGCCCAGCTTCTGGCTCTAGTTCTACTGGCAGTGGTTCTGGTGCTTCTGGATATGGGTATGGCTCAAAGCCAGGTTCGCCTGGATCTGGTTCTACAATAGGTGCTACTGGTTCTCGCCCTGGTTCACCTGGGTCTGGTTCTACTTTTGGCGCTTCTGGTTCCCGCCCAGGTTCATCTGGATCTTCTTCCACTTTCGGTTCTTCTGGTTCTCGCCCAGGTTCACCTGGGTCTGGTTCTAGTTTAGGTTCTGGTTCTACTTTCGGTTCTCATGGTTCTCGCCCAGGTTCACCTGGGTCTGGTTCTAGTTTCGGTTCTCATGGTTCTCGCCCAGGTTCACCTGGGTCTGGTTCTAGTTTCGGTTCTCATGGTTCTCGCCCAGGTTCACCTGGGTCTGGTTCTACGTTCGGTTCTCGCCCAGCTTCTGGCTCTAGTTCTACTGGCAGTGGTTCTGGTGTTTCTGGATATGGGTATGGATCAAAGCCAGGTTCGCCTGGATCTGGTTCTACAATAGGTGCTACTGGTTCTCGCCCTGGTTCACCTGGGTCTGGTTCTACTTTTGGCGCTTCTGGTTCCCGACCAGGTTCATCTGGATCTTCTTCCACTTTCGGTTCTTCTAGTTCTCGCCCAGGTTCACCTGGGTCTGGTTCTAGTTTCGGTTCTCATGGTTCTCGCCCAGGTTCACCTGGGTCTGGTTCTACTTTCGGTTCTCATGGTTCTCGCCCAGGTTCACCTGGGTCTGGTTCTAGTTTCGGTTCTCATGGTTCTCGCCCAGGTTCACCTGGGTCTGGTTCTACGTTCGGTTCTCGCCCAGCTTCTGGCTCTAGTTCTACTGGCAGTGGTTCTGGTGCTTCTGGATATGGGTATGGCTCAAAGCCAGGTTCGCCTGGATCTGGTTCTACAATAGGTGCTACTGGTTCTCGCCCTGGTTCACCTGGGTCTGGTTCTACTTTTGGCGCTTCTGGTTCCCGCCCAGGTTCATCTGGATCTTCTTCCACTTTCGGTTCTTCTGGTTCTCGCCCAGGTTCACCTGGGTCTGGTTCTAGTTTAGGTTCTGGTTCTACTTTCGGTTCTCATGGTTCTCGCCCAGGTTCACCTGGGTCTGGTTCTAGTTTCGGTTCTCATGGTTCTCGCCCAGGTTCACCTGGGTCTGGTTCTAGTTTCGGTTCTCATGGTTCTCGCCCAGGTTCACCTGGGTCTGGTTCTAGTTTCGGTTCTCATGGTTCTCGCCCAGGTTCACCTGGGTCTGGTTCTAGTTTCGGTTCTCATGGTTCTCGCCCAGGTTCACCTGGGTCTGGTTCTACTTTCGGTTCTCGCCCAGCTGGATCTGGTTCCACTCTTGGTGCTCCTGGTTCACCTGGATCTGGTTCCACTCTTGGTGCTCCTGGTTCACCTGGATCTGGTTCTACTTTAGGTGCTCCTGGTTCTCCTCCAGGTTCATCTGGATCTGGTTCTACTTTTGGTGCTCCTGGTTCACCTGGATCTGGTTCTACTCTTGGTGCTCCTGGTTCACCTGGATCTGGTTCTACTTTAGGTGCTCCTGGTTCTCCCCCAGGTTCACCTGGATCTGGTTCTACTTTCGGTTCTCATGGTTCTCGCCCAGGTTCATCTGGATCTTCTTCCACTTTTGGCGCTCCTGGTTCACCTGGGTCTGGTTCTACGTTCAGTTCTGGTTCTCGCCCAGGTTCATCTGGGTCTGGTTCTAGTTTCGGTTCCCTTGGTTCTCGCCCAGCTTCTCCTGGTTCTAGTTCTACTGGCAGTGGTTCTGGTGCTTCTGGATATGGGTATGGCTCAAAGCCAGGTTCGCCTGGATCTGGTTCTACAATAGGTGCTACTGGTTCTCGCCCTGGTTCACCTGGGTCTGGTTCTACTTTTGGCGCTTCTGGTTCCCGCCCAGGTTCATCTGGATCTTCTTCCACTTTCGGTTCTTCTGGTTCTCGCCCAGGTTCACCTGGGTCTGGTTCTAGTTTAGGTTCTGGTTCTACTTTCGGTTCTCATGGTTCTCGCCCAGGTTCACCTGGGTCTGGTTCTAGTTTCGGTTCTCATGGTTCTCGCCCAGGTTCACCTGGGTCTGGTTCTAGTTTCGGTTCTCATGGTTCTCGCCCAGGTTCACCTGGGTCTGGTTCTACGTTCGGTTCTCGCCCAGCTTCTGGCTCTAGTTCTACTGGCAGTGGTTCTGGTGCTTCTGGATATGGGTATGGCTCAAAGCCAGGTTCGCCTGGATCTGGTTCTACTTTAGGTGCTCTTGGTTCTCCCCCAGGTTCACCTGGATCTGGTTCTACTTTAGGTGCTCTTGGTTCTCCCCCAGGTTCACCTGGATCTGGTTCTACTTTAGGTGCTCTTGGTTCTCCCCCAGGTTCATCTGGATCTGGTTCTACTTTTGGTGCTCCTGGTTCACATGGGTCTGGTTCCACTCTTGGTGCTCCTGGTTCACCTGGATCTGGTTCTACTTTAGGTGCTCCTGGTTCTCCCCCAGGTTCATCTGGATCTGGTTCTACTTTTGGTGCTCCTGGTTCACATGGGTCTGGTTCCACTCTTAGTGCTCCTGGTTCACCTGGATCTGGTTCTACTCTTGGTTCTCCTGGTTCACCTGGATCTGGTTCTACTTTAGGTGCTCCTGGTTCTCCCCCAGGTTCACCTGGATCTGGTTCTACTTTCGGTTCTCGCCCAGGTTCATCTGGGTCTTCTTCCACTTTTGGCGCTCCTGGTTCACCTGGGTCTGGTTCTACTTTTGGCGCTTCTGGTTCTCGCCCTGGTTCACCTGGTTCTGGAGGAATTAAAGGAACTGGTTCTGGGTCTAGGATCCCTGGTTCCTCCAGTGGCAGCGTCACCCTTGATGTTATAGAAAGCTCCTTCAATAAACCTGGGTTTGGAGCTCACCGCACTGGCTTTTCCGCGccctcttccttcgctccttcttcaGAGTCTGGATCTCCGCGTCGTGGAAGTCCTTCTAAAGTAGGCACTAGTGGCACTGGCTCTGGTCCTGGTTCAACTGCATCGGGATCTTTCGGTAGTTCTCGTCCAGGTGCATTTGGCCCCGGCTCTTCAAGTCTTAGTGGTTCTCGCTCAGATTCTTCAAGACCTGGTTCAAGCAGCACTTCGTCATCAACGTTCGGCCAACCGTCAGGCTCTG CTACCCTGTCCTCCGGGAGTCTCCAGTCTTATCTCCCTCCCAAGCGGTCTGCTGGCAATTAA